A section of the Osmia lignaria lignaria isolate PbOS001 chromosome 3, iyOsmLign1, whole genome shotgun sequence genome encodes:
- the LOC117608074 gene encoding U6 small nuclear RNA (adenine-(43)-N(6))-methyltransferase: MSLRKFMHPRNKYKKVPDFKELALQYPEFLNVANIDIAGKVKIDFKNEESLRVLTEVLLKHDFNLEVKIPPKKLVPTLPLRLNYILWIEDLMKHASFHGMEEIIGIDIGTGAVCIYPLLFAKMYGNQMIGTEVDETSIQTANHQIENNKLQHLIKILKVDEKTILKGAVDKDQVYHFSMCNPPFFKIEEAPDKVPKRLPPRNAPTGNSGELTVQGGEREFVTQMINESIETKEKIKIYTTMFGRRSNLLFLLKFLKKKNIENATWTEFCQGHTKRWGLAWSFLPKDVIDLTTAPVIRKSGDYIAKLLRERRPTEIQFPMQHKFSSFDHVINILEETMEEINVKIKELNLPINDFNGWSCQLIAENDTWSHARRKRRLAQRQMNKSRDHDREDTNTSNDLTKNCSEELIENNTKDNTTAQKQVQLSAENVDMKEPLLICSFFVEPIEHEEPENDDLKISMIFEKGTGGINALETFKQYLINKLDVREYFQKQCARPNKKKRKRLKSGASNDANSQESEKSFESSVESV, translated from the exons aTGTCATTAAGAAAATTTATGCATCCaaggaataaatataaaaaagtacCAGACTTCAAAGAACTTGCATTACAATATCCTGAATTTCTTAATGTTGCAAATATA GATATAGCAGGTAAAGTGAAGATTGACTTCAAGAATGAAGAGAGTTTACGAGTACTCACAGAAGTATTATTAAAACATGATTTTAATCTAGAAGTGAAAATACCTCCAAAGAAATTAGTACCTACATTGCCATTGCGTTTGAACTATATTTTATGGATTGAAGATTTAATGAAACATGCTTCTTTTCATGGCATGGAAGAAATTATAGGAATAGACATTGGTACAGGAGCAGTTTGTATTTACCCTTTGTtgtttgcaaaaatgtatggaaatcAAATGATTGGAACAGAAGTAGATGAAACCAGCATACAAACAGCCAATCATCAGATTGAAAATAATAAGTTGcaacatttaataaaaa TACTAAAGGTAGATGAAAAAACAATTTTGAAAGGTGCAGTTGACAAAGATCAAGTATACCATTTCTCAATGTGTAATCCACCTTTTTTCAAAATAGAGGAAGCACCAGATAAAGTGCCAAAAAGATTACCACCAAGAAATGCTCCAACTGGAAACAGTGGTGAACTTACAGTTCAGGGTGGCGAAAGAGAATTTGTAACACAGATGATTAATGAGAGTATAGAGACGaaagaaaaaatcaaaatttatactACAATGTTTGGAAGAAGaagcaatttattatttttgttgaaatttttaaagaaaaagaatatagAGAATGCAACGTGGACGGAATTTTGTCAAGGTCACACAAAACG ATGGGGATTGGCATGGTCATTTCTACCAAAAGATGTTATTGACCTGACAACTGCACCTGTTATTAGAAAAAGTGGAGATTACATTGCAAAGTTATTAAGAGAGAGGCGTCCAACTGAAATACAGTTCCCTATGCAACATAAATTTTCTTCCTTTGACCATGTAATCAACATTTTAGAAGAAACAATGGAAGAAATAAAT GTAAAAATCAAGGAATTAAACTTACCTATTAACGATTTCAATGGGTGGTCATGTCAGTTAATTGCGGAAAATGATACATGGTCGCATGCACGTAGAAAGCGTCGATTAGCTCAGAGACAAATGAACAAATCTAGAGATCATGACAGAGAAGATACAAATACATCAAATGATCTtacaaaaaattgttcagaagaattaattgaaaataatacaaaagaTAATACCACTGCACAAAAACAGGTTCAATTGTCAGCAGAAAACGTGGATATGAAAGAACCTCTGTTAATATGTAGCTTTTTTGTTGAACCGATAGAGCATGAAGAACCTGAAAATgatgatctaaaaatatctatgatttttgaaaaaggaactgGTGGAATAAATGCTTTAGAAACATTTAAACAGTACTTAATAAACAAATTAGACGTCAGGGAGTATTTTCAAAAGCAGTGCGCAAGacctaataaaaagaaaaggaagagattAAAAAGTGGTGCAAGTAATGATGCTAATTCGCAAGAAAGCGAAAAATCATTTGAAAGCAGTGTGGAATCTGTTTAG